TAAacctaaaataataaaataaagtaacAATGTATGAACTTTTTGCTCTTTAAAATTTCAAAGTTTCATTTCAATGTACATGAACCCGTTTTCGCATTATCCTAGAAAACCAAAGTTTATTTTTTTCatagataaatatattaaaagGAACTCACTAACAAGCAGTTAGAAGAGGGATTACCAACAGCTTGAAAAAACAAGTTTGTACTAAAGTAAATAAGAAAAACTGTTAATGCGTACTCTTTTTGAAAACCGAAACTTATTTCAAAAAGTTTCTAACATACTCAAAGATTGATAATATAATAGTAGTAATCAAGAAAATTAACCAAAATGTTAAATTCCTAGTTATGCAATTAAGTATAAGTAATAAGAAAAGCTTTCATCTTGTAATTCACTTGTTTAATCAAATAGAAGAAAGAAATAATACTTGAGAAGTTCGAATTGATTATTCTAAGAGGAATGGATACAGATATAAGGTTTAAGCAATTTTTTCTATCTTATTAGTAAAGCCTAAACGTCCTTATTGAAGCCCAGCTAACGAGAAATCAAAGCGATACGCACCTTTCCTACTGTTAGAATTGAAATATAAGAGAATACCTTTCTTTCTCAAAGCAAACTTCATTCCCTTCTTTCTTTAGAAAGATTGGGATTAGCCTGCTCGACTAATATAATAGAAACAAAGAGATGATTGATTGTAGTTCAAAGTGTATTTTATTAGAGAATGTTATTATAGTCCAAGTATTTTGGTTGGTAGAGTAGATATAATAATATCAGTTAATCGATATATAATTATATGGTTGAGATCAATGTTAAAAGATGATCATATTTTCAATTGACTACTTATTCAAAGTCTATTATcttttacttatattataataaaaaaatttgaaaatttatattatattatagagATATATGGTATGTTTAGACAAAACTAGTTAGTGCTTATAGCTGAAGTTGGAACTAGAACTTATTTTTAAAGCTGAAAATTGGAGCTTATTATATTTAAGTATATGATAAAGTAGTTGAAGCTTAGTATTGTGAGACTTAAAAGTAATTAAGTAtgacatataaaattatacttcgtATAATAAAAGGGTGTTATAGTACTCGTAATATTGATATCATAAGCTCTATTTTCATAGAAAATGCTACTTTTAAGAGTTTCTTTTTTTAGAGCTTATCTTTTTTACAAGgtctacatttttctaaaaaaaatatattttagagCTTTGAAAGTATAAACTTAAATTCCTATAAACTCTCGTAGTGCTGCTCATAAGATCCACTCATCCCCTTACGTGCTTGTATCACCTATAATATAAATTCGAAATGATTTATATCTATTTGTACGCCTCGATTACAATATAAAAGTTGAATCAATGAGTAAAGTTAGTGGATGTTTGACTTAgcgttttgaaaattgattatgcattttaaataattataattaaataatcagCTGTTTCAAAACATGATTTTGTTAAATggtgtttggatttgattatgcTGTTTGATATCGCAATAATCAGATAATCAGTTTTTAAGTGTTTGGGTAAATCAAATTATTTGACAACAAAACATTTAAAAATACCAAAAGGGGtattcattttaaataattaaataaacattTATTTCATAAATTATAATAAGTATTTTTTTCATAAATTATATAATTCGTTACTTATATATACGCTACCAATGTAtagtttgtaaacattttcattaccgctcaaataaaaataaacatacaTTTATTATACTTATAAAGTCCAAaagtgtaataaaaataatagtagatCTACACAATTATTCGAAACTGAAGTAGTAccgatatatacataaaataaaaaaaaacctttCACTTCGATCTCATAAGATTTCTTGCAATTTCATCTCTTACTACACTCATATATAGATCATTGACTCTACGGCTTGTACCTGGTTCTTCAAGAGTCATAGTGGTGCTAGTAGATGACTCAATATTAAACTCTTGAGTTGGACGATAATTTTCTTGTTGTGCCGTATTAAATGATTTATCAAAGTGACCATTCATCCTAATATAGTTGTGAATTGCCATAAATGCTATCACGATATTCACTTGTGTTTTATAGTAATTTACATGCATATCTTTTAATATTACCCATCTTGCCTTCCATACTCCAAATGTACGTTCAATCACATTTCTAAACGATGAGTGATGGTAGTTAAATGTCTCCTTCGTTCCTTTAGGAGCACGTTGAGCAGCATTTTTAGCACGACGAAAATCTGAAATATGATAACGAATACTGTTTCCTTTGTACGAAGCAAGATACCCTCTAGTATTTGGATACCCAACATCAACAACATAGTACTTATCTGTTACATATTATAATATAAAGCATTATTAcatacataaataaaataaaaatcgaaACAACAAAAACTTATAAAAATATTGCATCACTTCTAACCTCCCGTTGGACGCGGAAAATTCACTTATGATCTTCGTAAAGCTTCTAGAATAATTCTTGTATCGTGTGCGGTGCCTTCCCAACCGGCCCAAGCAAATGTTAAACACATGTTAAAATCACATGTCGCCATAATATTTTGGGTCGCGTATCTTTTTCTCCCGATATATTTTACTTGTTCATGCTCTCGAACAGACGCTCTAACATGTGTGCCATCAATAGCTCCAATACAAtcctataaatataaaatattaattaattacttaaactACCTCGTAGATAAGATACAACTGAAATATCAAATGAGCTATATTACACACCTTGAAGATGGGATAGTAGCGTGAATTGTTTAAAAGTTGCGGAGATACTTCTTCGTTGTAACGTGTATTTGGCTTAATAATGTCTCCGCTAAGCTTAAGCACCGCTTTTAAAATCATGTGAAAATGTCGATGAATAGTTTCTCCTGAATGATTAAAAGTTTCTTGAGCTAATCTATTTCCGCATCCATGTACTAGTATTAGCAAAAATATACCAATAGACTCCTCAACAATTGATACATTACGAGTTGGCTTTACACCGTAACGCATTTTAAGATCAAAACATAAGCTCTTGAACACATCGATATTTAGCCTAAAATCCTCATAACATCTTCGAGGATGGCCATTTAGTATTTCGTGCATAAAAATATTGCCTGTGCGACAAGAGGTGCGACAAGGGATACGAGTCTTATCCAAAATATAGTCTAGCTCAAAGAATCTATAGATATTGATTGGTCACTATCATTGACACATGAgagaaaattaataaattaatggaGGTAATAGGAAAAGAAGAAAAATAATCTTACCTCAAGTGTAGAGTTGCAGAGCAGGAAAATAGCAGCCGCTGCCAAGAGTAACTTTTAGGGTTCCGTACGTTATTAAACTATGTATAAGGGTATAAAGGTACATAAACTTGCGGAAAATTTTATAGAAAAGcacatgttggttgaatgttggttaatgaactaaacgacaaacttaagtatgatgattaaccaaataatatgttttgatgatgacacatacatatgcataagtgatgactgacatcttaacataaaacatgcaaggtcactaattcatactttatcttgcaaacgaccaagtcaaacatagcttaaagaatgaaattaaaagatcaACTAAATACACGatcaaggtacggtcgaccgcacagCCAGTCgcagaaccccaaactgaattgcaacgcagttttgtgaaaacaagttgcatggtcgtcaccacggtcaaccgcagtgcgaccgcagttttctctgttaccaattttgaccaaataaattttgattagttcccgacatctataattcatgaaacctttctcaacatgcttagaatagatgccttctccatactcaattgagttttggtcataaaaacactaattgtggttaattacgcctaatgacatcttaatgacaaattaaccaagattaggcataacacataagtgttaatcaacaacttgtgatattaattcttatctagacatccttagtatgatcatcaagtaccaatacacttaagccaatgtcactagaataataattgttattaaaaatgacttagtgattaattaaggctaaatgagaaataatgctctcaagtgtaactagtaaagacttgtaatcctaaaatacacttagatacatttaggatggtcaccaagtctcaaCTAGAGATTGATCTTCCCTTGtgaatgtgttggacattaatgtgtgcttacacattaatcaaacaatatgttatattgcaattaaacttgttaaaatcttgaattataagttgtgcaaatatctttgatgtctctacatacttcatgattatcttataaagacatcattcaattaatctctacctaaaccCAAATGGAACATGATTTATGATTAATTGAAATTAGAAAGTTAacgacatagtgactagtctttagaattgaaccaaatgcattaatgtgactaactaagtcttgaccaaactgagatttcccaaaatatcaataaagacacttcttcaagaatgTTGGGGTTACCACTTTTGGAATttaagtcactttcatgcaataagaccaaatctcacacacttaatgcatatagtacttgtataagatgtttggtttcttttgcaggtgctagaaggagtaaaggtgccaaaatgtgatgttcaaatttgagtcaaacggctatacaacggatactaaatttggactggagcacgcacggtcgaactacggtcgaccgtgctggcaaccatgtgtcaacggctattttttgaatcccactataagaggcaaacattaaagagcatttgaagctggccctcttgcatatttcaaaggcttattttcagagatcacaagggctctaactactactcaaatgtgatcaagcaagagaagattctatgatcttatagatatagaatttggttgttgtaaacttactaatcaaaatcattaatcttgtgagtttacttagtgcaatgtatgtcctagtattgtcttaggatcatcattacaaagtgtacaagtcttgtaacttcaattagtagaaacataggctagcttagtgatctacttccttaaagggacttaggaagttgattaatcttatttggagattaatacttgtccaaggtgaagacaagttgatctaggttggagttgatttttcaaagggatagaaagattaggtttgttgtctaccaaagaagttgaagacttgtaaatcggatctccaccaggtttggagaaaagtgcttagtgaagcaacaaattccgattagtgtaatcagggattggattaaggtggattagttaacatccacccgaaccactataaatccttgtgtctatgttctttacattacttcatttatcattttgaacatatacactacacacatcaagtttgagttgaattggttgatcaaagttaatcgaatttggtgatcaatcaaaaaagtgttaaaaacgtatcaagtaactattcaccccctctagttacttacagcacGATTGCACTGCGACAACCTCTTTCTTACTTTTTGTTTTCTGCATTTTGGAGCTAAAAAAAATGTGAATAATCAAGTTCACCACAAATAACTTATTTGCGATTTGTAAACACGATAATTAACAAATCAAGCTCAAGTCGCCGAGCCAAACACCCCCATAGTCTTTTTACTTATCCCATatcatctatagttaatattaaaatcctataatgatgatgtcattattaggttaattcttttgttaaaaagatcaaaaaaaaaaaatttaagcatggtgggtgatgtcattaacctaaataattttgaattataattaaatcttattacttaattattattattaaatcttattaataaatttttttttttttaaaggcaagttgttggtatcgaatactctcatttgccacgcacgcacgTCCGTCGGGCAGGAAACCCAAACCGCATTACAGGAATCCGAACCTTATACCAATACTAAAactaggcagaaggaaaccaatactaaatttatattttaatttacacttttaaaataaaatgacaatcaatattatctcttatgattggatgtggattgtttaatatgcattttaggtgtttgatgaaatgttcaactgacgagtttcttagtcggactctgtggttccacgggtcattaaactaaattactttagcatttacgttcacttaatacctaaaacatatcattaaactgtttcgtttaaacaaactcgtggtattaaactaaatgaatttagtatttacgttcacttaatatctaaaacatatcattaaaatgtttcgtttaaacaaaatcGTGGTtgtacgggtcatttcactagtataattataattttgaaaagattttttttttttttttgtaagcgtGTTATAGTCAGAATGTAAAAGTAAAATGTTACTATTGTTTTTGTTTAAAAAGGATTGTATAATCATAAAATAATCATTCGATATTATGAAAGTAACTACAAACCAACTAAGTTGTAGTCCACCAAAATCCTTGACTTCTAAGAAAACACATAATTTTGGTCTCTTTTCTAGAAGTGGAAAAATAATTATTAGTCAATTATAATTGACAAGTACAATTATAAGTCATAGATGTGATGGCAACCTTTTCAAGAATGCCCATAGTGCTCCATAACGTAGTcaaataatcttaaattatcattcattacccaACAAACACCAAAAACAACACACACCCATTGTCTGTTATTTCAGAAAGATTTTGAAAGCAAAACTCCAAAATAGTTTCATACATGGGAGTACAATAGACAGTGGCGGAACCAGCATGGGGGGGGCGGCATATGCCCCCAgtcgatttgcaatttttagtgtaaaaattttgagtttttcgATTTTGTCCCCCGTGAAAaaaatattttgccccaaaaccaccatattttgtcccaaaacctccgtattttgccccaaaaccttcatattttgcctaaaaaccaccacattttgctcaaaaatcaccatatttttccccaaaacctctatattttaccaaaaaaaaattgatacgctttaaaaaaaatttcgccccgaGTGAAAAAAATTCCTGTTTTCGCCACTGACAATAGACCGGGCCAGAGTCACCATGAGGCAGTCGGAGTCAGCCTTCTCTAGTGACAATTTTATCGAGTTCAATTTTAAAGTCATAAAATTACAGAAAGAAAATTTTTTGCCAATAAGAGAAATACTCCGTCAATGATGTTTGCAATGGTAAAGAAGATAAAAAAGAATTAACAATAAAAAGACGAGAAAGAGGGGTAATTTATGTGTGTAAATACGTCTAATCAAGATTAGACTTTTACaagctcatattcaaacttttcaaGTTACCTATAAGTTGAACGAATACTACTTATAATTTCAACGTTTAAAatgaaacaaaacaaaatatacgaGTCAAAATGGTATGCAAAAATCAAATGACTTACTTCGTATATCCTAGCGTTATTCGAGAAGCCTTTCCACCAAAAAGGTTAGAGATTCAAGCCATATTAGTAGATTAACAAGTGTTGGATGAGTGAGTTGTCGTTCTGTAAAATTGGTATTCAAAAATAAAAGAAGTTGGTACTCGCTATTACTAACATATAAACCGTTATGATATTGTGAAGAACATACATCATCTCAACTAATAAGTTACGGAGTATTTGTTACAATTGGATTTCTATTTCTATGTGTTGTATTCTTTTGGTTTGTTTCATTAATTGGTAAAATAATTCTGTTTTATTGAAATTAttactccttttttttttttttttttttttttttttttgagaaaaaaaaaaaaagagactgTGACATAGAGTAACATGGGATATAGTACGGAGTATAAATTAAAAAAATTACTGGACGATATGACATTACATAAATAGTGTACAAAAGTTTGACCTTTTAGACTAAAATCCTTTTTGGGTTTACATTTACAACAATCCAATTGAAACAAGTTTGAACCTTTGACACCAAACCAAACAATCATAACCTCGTCAGATCCGTCCTCTTGTCTTGCTGGGTCCTATACATATCCATCTGCTTTctcttcttttttttattttttcttttgtcTGCCCAAAAATTTATTTATTTCCcagacatatacatatacacataaatatatctATCATATCTTATATGTATATGTAGGTCCAAACACTGAAACACACAAGGGTTTAGTGCAGTTAGTCTAGGTTTGAACTTGATTGGTGAGTGTGAATTGCAACTCTTTCAAGATTTTTTTTCTCATTATTCTTAAAGATAAAAACTTTAATCTTCTGAATCAATTAATTTTCCCTTTTTTACTCCCCAAAAAAGGGTTTCTGTCAATTTTCAAATctatttccaaaatagcaaaagctTACCTTTTTACTAAACTTTCACCACTTTAAACATAAATGATTAGGGTTGTCTACATCTTCACATTCAAAGTGAATCCCAGGTCTGAATGATGTATCCATGTGGATTCATGTAacagttgactttttgttgaccatGGCAGATTAACAAGATTGAAGATTTGGGGTTTCAAGATTTTTCGATTTTTTGTGGGTGTTACTTTCATTGAGCAAGTGGGGTTTGGTTTAATTGTGAAAAGATTCAATCTTTGTGGGTGATTTGATTATTTACATGGCTACAAAGCAAGTAAGAGTTTAAATTTCTTTCTTTGTTTTTCTTCAGATCTGGAATTTTATAATATGGACAATTAATTAGAAGATTCCTTGTGTATGCAATTGATTCTTTAGATCTGTAATGCCATTGGCCTCTACGTTTGTTAATTGCCCCAAGATCCTTACACCCAATTCATGGTTTTAATTTCTCGTTCTTGAAAAGAGTTATTTTATTTTagtttcatattataaatttatatttattgaTTCTATATATCTTATTCATTGTTTTTAGCTTTTATGCAATTGTTGGGTTCCTCTTCTTTTGAAACAGTATGAATCTAAATTTATTTAATCATTGATTGATTAATGCCATGAAAGATTTTAATTGTATGCATTTTGATGTTAGAACCATCTTACTAGTTATTTATGTAGCTATTAGTTAAATAGTATGCAAGTTATGTTTTATGAAATCAAAGTGCCTGTGATGCAGTTTAGACCAAAAATATTGACGCATTCAATTAATTTTCAGATGATTGGAACTAGTTCTAAGAGGTATTGATTATACCGAAAATGGACATACGAGACGAAAGCTCAAGACTTGGATCAACTTTGAGGAATTTATCATCTTCATCGTCGGTATTTTTTTCAGCAAATCAATCACCATTTTTCTCTCCAAGAACATCGTCTTTGCAGCCATCTGACGGTACAATTTTAAAAAATTGAAGCCGAATTAATATTTTTATTCTTATGTTCAATGTCAAATTTATAACGATAGCTACATTCAACTTTCAGAGGTGCACGCGGCGGCAACTACATCGAGTGATCGACAAAACTTCGAGC
The window above is part of the Rutidosis leptorrhynchoides isolate AG116_Rl617_1_P2 chromosome 1, CSIRO_AGI_Rlap_v1, whole genome shotgun sequence genome. Proteins encoded here:
- the LOC139887553 gene encoding uncharacterized protein; this translates as MRYGVKPTRNVSIVEESIGIFLLILVHGCGNRLAQETFNHSGETIHRHFHMILKAVLKLSGDIIKPNTRYNEEVSPQLLNNSRYYPIFKDCIGAIDGTHVRASVREHEQVKYIGRKRYATQNIMATYKYYVVDVGYPNTRGYLASYKGNSIRYHISDFRRAKNAAQRAPKGTKETFNYHHSSFRNVIERTFGVWKARWVILKDMHVNYYKTQVNIVIAFMAIHNYIRMNGHFDKSFNTAQQENYRPTQEFNIESSTSTTMTLEEPGTSRRVNDLYMSVVRDEIARNLMRSK